The genomic region GTTAAACAAAACTAATGCCTTAAAAATATTGGGTGTGCGGGTGTGTAATGTGAGTGAGTATGTGATGTAATATCTAGAATTTGAGGTTGTTCAATCCATCTTAGAAAACTAATGCAGTAACTGAACCTGCAAGCAAAAGGTGGCCAAAAAGGGACAAAGATAAACAAAATGAAGTGAATACGTCAACATAACCATAACTTACATTTACATAAAATGAGCATAACTTGCATTAGCCCAATATCACAGTGAAAAATGAGCAAAgagacaaaaaaattattttacattttGATCTATTCATGGCTAGCACAGGTTCTCTCAATCACCTTTGAATCTGTTCTTTGAGAATTCCTTGAAGGAGAACTTGACCCTCTTGAAGAAATATGTCCAAAGAAGCTAAGCTTACCAATCTTTTTAGAGAATGAAGTCATAAATTTTCTAGATCCGGACTTGGCCATGTCCCTCTTCATGCAAACATGCTCCCTCTCAAGATCATTCAGTCTCATTCGCAGCCGCGCTAACTCGAGCTTCAGCTCGCGATTCTCTCGCCTCAATGACGCATAATTGTCTCGTGGAGACATAGCGGCGCTCAGAGCGCCACTACTAATTCGCCACGACTGGTGCATCGGCTTGGGGTCATCTTCCCCATAAGAGCAGGACAAAGAATTTCTGAGTCTTAGTTGTTCAAAATACAGAACTTGCACAATTGATTGCAGAGGAAGCCGCTCGTTTTGCGCGGCGTGAGCTCCGGCTTCTTGAGAAAGTTTCTGAAAGTCAATCAGTTTGCATAGTTTCTTCTTGTCCATATCTGTCAAACCTTGATGCGCCTGAAAATTCATATCAAAGTTTTAGATGTAGCATAAATAATAAtttcatgaattttttttttccttattcatCAATAATACATTATTACTCATGTATAGCTAATTAGCTTCTCTTCTTATAAACTAATTCGATATACTGACCTACTATTTGAATTAATTTACCTTTATTTTTATAGTTAGAATTGGGGGCACTCAAATATTTCATAGTTATATATGATATGATGTTTATAGCATAACATACTTTCAAGTAAATATCGATGGCCCGATATAATCCGTCATGGACCGTCCGAGCATGGGCCGGCAAGGTTTCTGCAATGACCATGAACTTAGGCAGCTTCAGGTTTGCATCAGGGGCGATTTCGGCCAGGTAATTATCAACTAATTTCGCAACCTTAACCAACGCAGTCTGCGAAGGCGAACGTGGGCTATCGGATTCAAAAACCGAAGCGTCTTCTAAATCATCTTCACTATCATCTTGCTGACAAAAATTCACCAGAATCCTATGAACCGTGTCAACATCAAACAATGTGTCGCCGGCGTGCCGGAAAGACGGAATCAGGATATCATCAAGAGTGGCAATATCTAGCTGCGATCCGATCCTTCTTTCAAGATCGAGCCGCGAGGCGATCGCGCAATCCAGCATCACCGCGCTTCGAAGAAGGCCAAAGAGAAAGTTTATTGGAACTGCAAGCTTCTCAACAGGCAAAAGACTAACGATTGCTTCAACCACAAGCTTCTCGTGCTCGCTCGAATTCGCATCCACTTTAGTCTCCCTAGATGGATTCCACAAGCTTGATTTCTTAGTCAACTCCTTCTGAGCATAATTCACTAGCGAAGCGCCGATACTCTCTGGCCGAACTCCGCGGCATTTCATTGCCGTTATGACTCTCTGAAACATGTCAATTCTAAGAACAGAGAGATCTTCGATCCACCAATCGCCATCGCATTTCGCCTGCCGGCTCATATGTAACCTCCCTGAACTGCTGTACTCCAATCTTGAGAAGCTAGAAGCTATCTGTTCGGCGCAGGCTTTCGAGGCGATGGCGTCGATGCACCGGCTAACAATCTTCAGTTCATCCGCCAGAGGCAGCAGGCTTTCGCACTGCTGCAAGACTTGCACACACATTTCAAGATTCTTGCAGACAATGCTGTCCAGATACTCCTCGGCTCGCGAGCCGAGATTGTCCTTGGAGAAGTCCTCCGACATTTCTAGATAGTCCGAAACACAGCATAGCTGAGCAACGTTTGTGGAAGTGATCTCGAAGTTTATTCCGTAGCAGAATTTTGCTGCTAGCTCAAAGCATTCTGCTCCTCCTGGTAGATTAAGAAGCTCCACTCTTGAGATGTCGGAATCTCTGTGCTCCGCGACTAGCCTCCTTATCCGGCCGCTTCGCGAGACCAGAGGAAACTTCATACACAAGTAAAAGAAAATGCAAGGATTATAGATGGAAATTTTGTAGAAGCATTATTCAAGTAATGAGTAAAGTTGGTAGACACTTACCTTGTGTAATGAAAATGTTCCTCCACCAACTTCTATAGTTATATCACTTGGTACATCCCGGAAAATCCTACAACAGATTAAATGtgttaatttttcaaaataaaaagtatgAGCTTGTCAAGTTCAAGAATGAGATTATCACTGTTGAGTGTAGGTTGAGGAAAATTTCTtagcaacaaaataaaatcatAGGATACAAAGACACCTAATTAGTCAGTGTGAATTGCCACTTGCTGTGGACttaaaaagataagaataaaGAAAAGGATTTGTGATTATATAGCAAAAGTAAGTTGCTCATTCAATAATAGCATGGTAGCagattgaaaatataaatatgatatatgatttttttgtCTCCCAAGTAAATGATATTATTACCTGCATTAATTCAATAAACGACCAGAacttaagaagaaaagaaataatttttgaaaGGAAACCCATTTAGCTTGTAGCGCAATTAATTTAGataaaatcacgctgcttgaaaaAAATGTTGGCTGAATTTCAAAACAAGTTTTGTCGATATGACGAATTTCTAGcttaattaaaaaagaagaaaCTTGTCAGATTATCCCTTActcaagagagaaagagaaaattataaaatcatacaTTTATATAACAAGAAATAGAACAAATATTTTAACCATAGATACTATATGTCCATATACTATGCAAACTACAACAAAGTTGAAATCACAAACTCTGTTCTCTAACTAGCACCAAACAAAGAACACAATTCACAACAATAATTTAGATTGAATTGCAGGACAATTTAGATGTCCAGATCAGCAACTTTGCAGGGCAGTGAGTTCATTGAAAGCATAGTATATCATTCTTTTCGAACAGATCTTTGATCATGTTATTCAACCAACAACAAGAACAGAAGAACCAAGGAAGAAGAATTTGAACGACGACaacaaatttttttaagaaaaagaaaaaatttggaGATTTTCAAGTGAATGCACAAGGCTAATCAATAAATCACACAATACAGCAAAGACTAAACAATTCTGTTTTTGAAAAAACCAGTAATCCCAGTTAGTTAAGAAAGTGCCACAAGTCACAACAAAAACAGAATTTGCATAAACAGAAACTCACCTTTTATAGCAACAAACTTATTAACATATTTTTCCCCTATGAAGGAAAACAAAAAACAGGTAAAACCGAACAACCCTTTTATGTAAAAGAagaattctgtttattttatatctgtttttttcaaaaaaaaaaaaaaaggaaaacagtGAAACAAACCATTCACTGCATCTTTGCCTGGCACACTTTGCCAGAGGCAACTGCTGCTGGTGCTGCTGTTTGTCAGTACGGTCCATAGAGAAAAAAGAGTGATGAAGAGAATGTGAAGTGAAAGAGAGAAAAAGTGTTGCAGTGGTAGTTTTAGATTTAGTTTTAGTGGGTCTAAGGAAGTAGTAGAAGTGATTGTTGTGAAGTGAGGAAAGAGACTGAGTTGGAAGAAGTGTAGATGTTGCTGTTGTTGTGTGAGTTCTTCGGCCATTGTTAGTGGTAGTTTTTTTAGTGGGTCTAAGGAAGTAGTAGAAGTGATTGTTGTGAAGTGAGGAAAGAGACTGAGTTGGAAGAAGTGTAGATGTTGTAGATGTTGTGTGAGTTCTTCGNNNNNNNNNNNNNNNNNNNNNNNNNNNNNNNNNNNNNNNNNNNNNNNNNNNNNNNNNNNNNNNNNNNNNNNNNNNNNNNNNNNNNNNNNNNNNNNNNNNNNNNNNNNNNNNNNNNNNNNNNNNNNNNNNNNNNNNNNNNNNNNNNNNNNNNNNNNNNNNNNNNNNNNNNNNNNNNNNNNNNNNNNNNNNNNNNNNNNNNNNNNNNNNNNNNNNNNNNNNNNNNNNNNNNNNNNNNNNNNNNNNNNNNNNNNNNNNNNNNNNNNNNNNNNNNNNNNNNNNNNNNNNNNNNNNNNNNNNNNNNNNNNNNNNNNNNNNNNNNNNNNNNNNNNNNNNNNNNNNNNNNNNNNNNNNNNNNNNNNNNNNNNNNNNNNNNNNNNNNNNNNNNNNNNNNNNNNNNNNNNNNNNNNNNNNNNNNNNNNNNNNNNNNNNNNNNNNNNNNNNNNNNNNNNNNNNNNNNNNNNNNNNNNNNNNNNNNNNNNNNNNNNNNNNNNNNNNNNNNNNNNNNNNNNNNNNNNNNNNNNNNNNNNNNNNNNNNNNNNNNNNNNNNNNNNNNNNNNNNNNNNNNNNNNNNNNNNNNNNNNNNNNNNNNNNNNNNNNNNNNNNNNNNNNNNNNNNNNNNNNNNNNNNNNNNNNNNNNNNNNNNNNNNNNNNNNNNNNNNNNNNNNNNNNNNNNNNNNNNNNNNNNNNNNNNNNNNNNNNNNNNNNNNNNNNNNNNNNNNNNNNNNNNNNNNNNNNNNNNNNNNNNNNNNNNNNNNNNNNNNNNNNNNNNNNNNNNNNNNNNNNNNNNNNNNNNNNNNNNNNNNNNNNNNNNNNNNNNNNNNNNNNNNNNNNNNNNNNNNNNNNNNNNNNNNNNNNNNNNNNNNNNNNNNNNNNNNNNNNNNNNNNNNNNNNNNNNNNNNNNNNNNNNNNNNNNNNNNNNNNNNNNNNNNNNNNNNNNNNNNNNNNNNNNNNNNNNNNNNNNNNNNNNNNNNNNNNNNNNNNNNNNNNNNNNNNNNNNNNNNNNNNNNNNNNNNNNNNNNNNNNNNNNNNNNNNNNNNNNNNNNNNNNNNNNNNNNNNNNNNNNNNNNNNNNNNNNNNNNNNNNNNNNNNNNNNNNNNNNNNNNNNNNNNNNNNNNNNNNNNNNNNNNNNNNNNNNNNNNNNNNNNNNNNNNNNNNNNNNNNNNNNNNNNNNNNNNNNNNNNNNNNNNNNNNNNNNNNNNNNNNNNNNNNNNNNNNNNNNNNNNNNNNNNNNNNNNNNNNNNNNNNNNNNNNNNNNNNNNNNNNNNNNNNNNNNNNNNNNNNNNNNNNNNNNNNNNNNNNNNNNNNNNNNNNNNNNNNNNNNNNNNNNNNNNNNNNNNNNNNNNNNNNNNNNNNNNNNNNNNNNNNNNNNNNNNNNNNNNNNNNNNNNNNNNNNNNNNNNNNNNNNNNNNNNNNNNNNNNNNNNNNNNNNNNNNNNNNNNNNNNNNNNNNNNNNNNNNNNNNNNNNNNNNNNNNNNNNNNNNNNNNNNNNNNNNNNNNNNNNNNNNNNNNNNNNNNNNNNNNNNNNNNNNNNNNNNNNNNNNNNNNNNNNNNNNNNNNNNNNNNNNNNNNNNNNNNNNNNNNNNNNNNNNNNNNNNNNNNNNNNNNNNNNNNNNNNNNNNNNNNNNNNNNNNNNNNNNNNNNNNNNNNNNNNNNNNNNNNNNNNNNNNNNNNNNNNNNNNNNNNNNNNNNNNNNNNNNNNNNNNNNNNNNN from Arachis ipaensis cultivar K30076 chromosome B02, Araip1.1, whole genome shotgun sequence harbors:
- the LOC107625529 gene encoding BTB/POZ domain-containing protein At5g48800: MDRTDKQQHQQQLPLAKCARQRCSEWIFRDVPSDITIEVGGGTFSLHKFPLVSRSGRIRRLVAEHRDSDISRVELLNLPGGAECFELAAKFCYGINFEITSTNVAQLCCVSDYLEMSEDFSKDNLGSRAEEYLDSIVCKNLEMCVQVLQQCESLLPLADELKIVSRCIDAIASKACAEQIASSFSRLEYSSSGRLHMSRQAKCDGDWWIEDLSVLRIDMFQRVITAMKCRGVRPESIGASLVNYAQKELTKKSSLWNPSRETKVDANSSEHEKLVVEAIVSLLPVEKLAVPINFLFGLLRSAVMLDCAIASRLDLERRIGSQLDIATLDDILIPSFRHAGDTLFDVDTVHRILVNFCQQDDSEDDLEDASVFESDSPRSPSQTALVKVAKLVDNYLAEIAPDANLKLPKFMVIAETLPAHARTVHDGLYRAIDIYLKAHQGLTDMDKKKLCKLIDFQKLSQEAGAHAAQNERLPLQSIVQVLYFEQLRLRNSLSCSYGEDDPKPMHQSWRISSGALSAAMSPRDNYASLRRENRELKLELARLRMRLNDLEREHVCMKRDMAKSGSRKFMTSFSKKIGKLSFFGHISSRGSSSPSRNSQRTDSKVIERTCASHE